The Cannabis sativa cultivar Pink pepper isolate KNU-18-1 chromosome 8, ASM2916894v1, whole genome shotgun sequence genomic interval TAGGACCGGGGAAAGAATCAACTATAGTCATTGAATGGAATCTAATGATCATGATTATTATCATCATCAAAATATATTCTTTCCCCCCTTTGTGTGCTTTTAGGGGTTTATCATTTGAAAGTAATGAGATTGAGGGATCCAAGGAGAGATGAGAATAAGAGACTATAGTACTTTCATTTCATGTGCTGCTGTAGCTCAATTCAGCTATATACAAATGTATGTGTATTGtgtatatataaagaaataaatgaaagaaagaaagaaagaaagtggTACCACTGTTGTTGCTATTAGTACGTACCAATACTAATTAAGTACCCACTTTCGTCGTTGTATTTATAAATGTgtgtacatataaatatatatattgatgaaAGAACAAAATAAAGAAACGAAAAAGAGGAGTTGGTCAAAAAGAGATATTTGGATGTGAAGCAGCACACGCGAATAAAATTATAGCAGAGAATGGAGAGATTGTATCGAGATCACGACGATGCTTTTTATGATCGTTGGGTCGTTTTCCCAGAGCATTTATATTTTCATGCACAGCTCAAATACAGTCTCTATACTATAAACATTGATAATATAAAGATGCCATAATAAAGAAAAtgttgttattttatatataaatatatatatggtcaTCGTACGTAGAACATACTGGAGACgagaaagaaaatataattttaatgtgataaggaaaaaaaaaaaaaaagtaagctCATACACATACTGCTTTAATTTTACCCAGTGAACTTTTGTAGGTACTAGCTGGCTTCGTTAATTATTACTTCAACAAATAAAAGATCAATgctattataattaaaaatagtcTTCTTATTGATTGTATTTGTAAGCACAAATTTTCTACACACTATATGAGGAAGCAATTTAAACCACACACTTTCAAATTCTAATTGGTATACTAGTAGTATCCAACAAAGCTATCCCATTTcacataatttaaatataatgatTATTGTAAAATCTTAATGCTCATATAATAGTTAAAACACAGCTTTAAAAATGGTAACCTCTCTTTGCTTGTGGACATTTTCAGATGGCATTTTGTTTGGTTTATTACTCCTGCTCGTTAGCCCACTGAACACTTTGGGCTAATCTGTTCGGCCAGCCAAATATTATTGGGTtgatttcacaaatgcacaaaaacaacaaaaatatggtttcacggaattttaaacatttttacgattttttttttattttatttacataaaaattttgtgcatttgttgttaattttttgttatatgtatgttattttttgttgttattttcatgttagttttatgttgttttcgtgttaattttatgttgttttcgtgttattttttggaaaaccgtaaaaatgtaaaaaaatattctttgaacgtaaaaatgtaaatattttacaaaaaatggtgccttatgtaattattccaatATTATTTAGAGccaattacactctatacttttttttatattgtcctcttttatttttaacctctttttttaaagtttatcatttttacctcttttttaaaCATTATACCAATTTGGCCCCTGTCACTACATGATACTCTCTATGTAACTCTCTTATGTcaaggtattttgggtacaatacatatgaAAAGaggtacatttcaattaatacaaaattagaggtaaaattgattaaaaaaatggtatttttcaacttacccctattATTTAGGCATACCACCACTATGAGTGAACATTATTGATTTGTACCATCCTTATTAAATTTTATCTGATTCATACCACTTTTTTAAAGGCTAAATATAATGTGGATTGTACGGGGTGTACTACTACAATGAAGGTAAAAGAATCTTCAAAATAGGTGATTCatcatttagaaattattagttGTAGTTATGAAGTAGCcctaaatcaaataaaaaacaaagtTGGTATAAATCTTTACATGTACACTCTGAATGGCAGTACATCTAAATATTTTCATTGATTTGGAGTCATATAATAGCCCATTCAgttcaacattttttttttttaattttgaaaaggcAGTTCAacattttactaactttattttatatattttaatttttatatttttcttaaaaaaatatcaacttttaTAGATCACCTTCCAATTATACTCTTTAAGTTATATACTAGATTTAAGTAGAGGGTGAGACCATATTGAACAACACACTAACACACTTATAAAAGTggatatatttatatgaaatattattttttattaatagactaaAGAAGAAAGTATTCCTCAAATTATCTATTTAGCACAATTAGTTGTAAAGAAGATTAAGTAATGCACtagaatacttttttttttttgccaaattttatttttatggtttttacggttgcaatataatatatatacatttaatgagatttttttctttttttttaaaaaaaaagtttaaaaaactgAGAACAATAGTAAAGGATAATTGGTTGCCCCAATTCTAAGGTAACCTTGTGTTTctcatgttttttatttttaatttttctcataaaataacaatctttttattttaaaaaaactatattctTACATACATTGTGTAAAACCCCCTAAAATGTGTActttctttttacttttttctttaaaatactGAAATgtagcaaaaaataattataaaaatacaatatttttataaggGCTCTTATGAAGTCCCTCACCTCAATTTGAGGTTTGAGATCCCTCAAATCAGACaaaacaaaatacatttttaatcTAACCTATTTGACTTCCTATAACCGGTTTTATTACCTATTAGTACTCAAATTGATgtcagaaaaataatatttaaattggttttttctcttcttgaaATATAATGTAAGTTTAAGGGATACTTttgtaatttagttttttttggtGATATGTATTTTCAATAAAAGGATATGTATTTCAAATAGAATATGTAGTACTATTTTTGATGGGTTTTAAATAAGAGTATATtgttaatttggattttttttagtggatatgtattacaaaataattttttactgttattatttttttagattgtttgttttcagtatattgatttttttcaaaGACAAGctattagaattttaattataagtttGTTGCAGTACTTTTAAAAAGATAaacaacataattaaattaatttctataataattattattaatttaagggttttaatatttattaatttcaattagatatatttttaagtttatgGCTTCAATTTTGTTTGAGCATAtacttataaataaatttatttcttAACTATTTTTGtatcttttaattttaatttcttgccttaattttaattttatttaatttagggAGTGAATTTAGATTATGTATATGATCCTTATTTTTCGTACCTTCTTCTTAGATTAATATTGAGTTAGTAGTTTatgttacctttttttttttttttgctagttTAGTATTATTGTTTTTACAAGAATTCCCACTTTTATCAGCAAATTTTTGTGCCAGCAAAAGGTACTTAAAACTCGTCGGCAACCTTTTTTCAGCAGAGAAGCTCGCCGACAAAAGTTGCCGACAGTGGATGGTAGGGGAAAGACATTTTCCTGACAAATTTAGTACCTTTGTCGTCGAAACTTTTTTTCTCGGCGAGTTCAGTCACCAGCGTAAATCTTACCATCGACATCCACTTATCGGCTGAGGGCTTTTCACCCTATTTTGCTGGCGAGGCAAAACTTTCGCGCCCTTTATTTTGAAACCTGCATAAGTTATATGACACAACTAATTTCGCTGGCAaacaaattttctttttttaaaaaaatatttaatttttgtcgGTGCAATTAACTGTTGGATTTTATGGTACTAAATCAGATACGTTGCAGAAGAATTTCGTATGACTGATTATCATTGTATCATAGACCAATGGATCTCCAGATATGTGTACATTAAATCAGAACATAAAATAACAAGTTTAGAATATATACCTCTTGAATACTATCAGGGTATCTTTAAAACTTCTCGTATGTTGTATCTCTTAATCTAAATGATGAGGATAATGAAATTAGACTCACACTAGTGTCTTTCAAATTAATCTACCACACACAAAGAATAGTGTGGGCTATTAGAATAAAGTATATAATGTTGTTCTTGTTGATTTCTCAACACATGAGCAAGAataattgagagagaaaatttattttatttttctctaggtatttttaaaaatgagcTTACAAAATCATCACCTGATTTCTCAAGTTAGGCTTCTAATTCAATGACTAATATTTATGAGGAAATATCTCAACTacttgagagaatatctcaaccactttgaaatatcttaactattttcaaattcaaatgtttatcttattgaattaattaaataattaatcaacCCAAAGATATAGGTGTCTACCATTTTCTTGTTTAGGATAAGGATGGTGTCTTTTATTCTAACAACTtttgtttcaacaaattttGTCTTTGTTgtctttttcctatttaattaatttaaaaattatttatttattacgaaaaataaataattactattttaacaATTCAAAATAGATTTGTGACATTATACTACTCTTTATCCATACCCTTAACAGTGTTTCAAGGTGGCGATTCATGGACCATGAACATATAATTCTAATCTCCAATAAATTAGATTATCTATTGAGTCTTATCAAccaaataatctttttttattaattccatgattactccactataaatatagaattaaactcttaataattatgaattatatttattgagttttgtTGCAGTTTTCATTGATATAACTAATTTCTAATAATTAGCTAGCCATCCATGTGTTAGttcataattagttttgatcaaATTACCTTTTTACCTTTCTAATTACTCCTTTATcctttattaccattaattcactagtgaaagtataatttagatcACATCTATATTTGTGCACAACTTTCCAGTTCTAGAATTAACACTTAAAGAAAACAAACATTCGATCTGTTAGGAAAGTCAGGATTCCATAATTATAAATCATGTTCTCAGTCATCCACATTATTAGCTTCCAAAaatagaagttgtaagaatcatcttctctgaTAAACTTTAACtagtgaatcaaagaaactaataacatgaacaagaGTTCATAATTACTCAAGATTTAGACCGATCTACTATTGATCATCgttatgatatgaattaggtATTTATAGTAAACGATATGTTAGATAAAGACAGCTTCATTCATATTGATCAttgtcatatataatctttattatacaCAACACCTTCACTTTGATGTCATACTACATCCGTAATTCGAACCGAGATTACTTGCATCGAAGAACGGGCATCAGTGAACCGTACTAGCAACCATTGATTAAAGATTTctaaactttaatatgttgcCGATTGTTTTATTCATACCTACGTGGTCTTAGTTTTCTATACAGCTACAAGTCACAAACTCATATATGAATAAGGAACtttcttatatttatatataaatcattcaataataaatattaataatttaatattcaagcatatatcaaaatgttcaactctttatttaataataacaaaTGTCTTTATAAACTTTTTTCAAGGCATAAACCTTAACATTAACTTTAGTGCcaaaatattttactttttttaaatatcaatttcatattataatataaatatgataaaattaaatttatattaaaactaaaaattcataaataataatataatcttaaccatattataaaactaaaatttcatattataattgtaaaacattcaaataattttaaaactaaataaagtgttagtttataaaaattagtgctgATATTTACACtgaaacttgtaaagtaaaaaTGAAACTATAAATCAACAACATCATCGTCATCATTGTTGTTCTGGGTGGGAGGGGCAGCCTGTGATGAATATCCAGTGCCAAGAGGACATACCGGTAGAATTGGAGCCATCTTGAGCATGTTGAAGCCAAGAACGACGCCGAAAAAAATACTTGAACTGCTCTTGGAACGTATTAAGGTATTGATTCTGAGTTTGTACCATTTGTTGCTATCACTCGTTATGTTCCTCCTCCACAGGAGCCATGAGAGGTGTGGCTTGGAACTGTAGAGGGTTAGGGCAGACCTCTACAGTTCTGGAATTAAAAGCCCTGATTCGGTCGTGCGATCCTGATTTCATCTTCATTTCCGAATTAAAAGTGGAAGCTACAAGTTTGGTATGTACTCTTAAATATCTCCATTTTTATCATAATATTGTTTTTCTGGCTGTGGGGCTTGCGGGGGGTATTATTTTAGCTTGGAAAGAGGGGTTTATGTTTGAAACTATTATGATCTCGAAAAATCAGATTTCCGGTCTTGTTTATTCGAACCCTCCTAGGAATCCTTGGTTACTTTCTTGTGTGTATGGGCCCCCTTATTACCATGAAAAGAGTCTCTTTTGGTCTAACTTGATGGAGCTTGGTCGCAAGTTTAGAGGACCTTGGCTGATCCTTGGGGATGTGAATTTTGTGCTGAGTGACTCGGAGAGAGCAGGATCCCGGGGAAAGGACCAGTTTACCCCCTTTATCTCAAACCTCATCAATGATCATGCTCTGGTTGACTTACCAATTAAAGGGGATTGCATGACCTGGGACAATCATAGAGATGGCAACAGGCACATCAAGTCAGCCCTGGATAAAGCTCTTGGCAATGATGATTGGATAAGACTCTTTCCTAGGGTGGTAGTTCAATCTCTTGCCACCTGCAATTCTGATCATAGGCCTCTCTTTATTAAGTCTGTTGTCCAGGAATCCAGGAGCAGACGTCCTTTTCGTTTCGAGGCCTGGTGGACCAGGGACCCCCGTAGCTCCTTAATTGTGGAACATGCGTGGAGATCTATTTCTCATGATTGGGCCCCGACCAGAGTTTATAAGAGGGTGGGTGCATCGCGCCTTGCTCTGCTCAATTGGAACCGGGAGCAATACGGCAAGTTGGATACATGCATTTCCAAGCTACAAGACCAGTTATAAGTTATCCAAACTATGCCTGCGGGTACTAGATCCTGGGCTCAGGAGGTGGAGATAAGGAATAATCTTAATGAGGCCCTAAGATGGAAGTCAATTTACTGGCAGCAAAGATCCCGTGTTTCGTGGATCAAGGATGGTGATAAATGTTCCAAGTTCTTCTTCCTCTCGGCTACAATTCGGAATAGAAGGAACTCAGTGGAGAGCATCATGAGTACGGATGGGGTTTGGTTAACTGATCGAGATGCAATTGGAAAAGAATTCACTGATTTTCTggggaatatttttaaaaacccGCCCAGGGGCCTTTGGAAAGCTTAGATCACCTGATTTCGGACCACCTCTCCCCCTCGGAACAAGCAAGGCTGGAGGTTATCCCTTGTCATGAAGAAATAAGACAAACACTGTTCTCGATGGGTAGTTTGAAGGCTCCGGGGCTAGATGGAATGTCTGTTCTCTTCTTCAAACATTATTGGAACTCGGTAGGGAAGGATTTCTGTGATGCTGTGACAGATTTCTTCCTCACTGGAAATTTTCATAGGGGCTTCAACACTACTAATGTGACACTCATTCCTAAAGTCCCTAACCCAAAGAAAGTGTCTAAGTTTAGACCGATTGCCCTATGCAATGTCATATATAAGGTGATCTCCAAGTTATTGCTAACAGAGTTAAAGCGATCCTCCCGAGATTGATTTGTCCTACCCAAGCTGCTTTTGTCTCGGGCAGGAGCATTCAGGATAATAATGTCTTAATCCAAGAGATTATCCActctttcaagaaaaaaaaagggaagGAGGGTTTTTTTGCTATCAAAATTGACTTAGTTAAAGCGTATGATAAGTTAAGCTGGTCTTTTATTGATCATGTCCTGTGCAGCTTCAAGGCTCCTGAGAAGTTTCGCCATTGCGTCCGACAATGCCTCACAACGACATCTTTCAACCTCCTGCTCAATGGTAGGAAGATTAGTGGGTTTAACCCAGAATGTGGCATTCGACAAGGGGATCCCCTCTCCCCTTACATTTTTATCTGGGCGGCAGAAATTCTTTCACGCATCCTTGAGAATGCTCTAAACTGTGGAACTATAAAAGGTATTAAGTTGAGCAGAGATGGCCCATCTTTGTCCCACCTTTTCTTTGCCGATGATCTAATTCTGGTGGGCGGGGAAAATTTGATTGAAGCCAAGGGGATGTGGCAGTGCTTAGAGAAATTCTGTGATTGGTCGGGCCAAAGTATTAACAAGCTCAAAACATCCATTTTCTTCTCTGGTAATACAAGTATCGGGATGAAGAGGAGTATTAAACAGGCTCTGGCGCTCAATTGTGGGATGGGAAACATAAATTATCTGGGACTCCCCTTGTTTAGATCCCGTCAGAAGGATGCCGATTTCAACTTCATCCTGAATAATTTGGTTAAGAAGTTGCATGGGTGGAAATTAAAATTACTTTCTAAGGCAGGTCGTGCCACGTTGATCAAATATGTTGGCCTTGCATTGCCTGTTTATACCATGCAAACGACGAAACTCTCAAAAAAACTGGCTTCAAGAATTGACGGGATGGTAAGAGACTTTTGGTGGGGTTGTGAACAAGGTAACAGAGGGATCTGTCTTAGGGCTTGGGACCACCTGTGTCTACCCAAGTCTCAGGGCGGTCTTGGATTTCAAAAATCTTTGGAAATGAACCAAGCCCTTTTAGCCAAGTGGGGTTGGGATCTTCTCAATGAGAACCAGTCATTATGTTGTAACGTGCTTAGAACAAAATACCTGCGGGGTAGACAATTCTTTGATTGTGATGTTAAGAATTATGACTCCTAGTTTTGGAGGAATGTGGTGCGTACAAAAGAGATTCTAAAGGAAGGGGCTTGCAAACTGATAGCTAATGGGAGCGATACAAGCATTTGGAATGACCCATGGGTTATACATGGCAAGGATTTTTACCCTAAGCCCAAGCACAACTACCAGGGAACACGTGAATTTGTGTCGGATCTGCTTTTACCTGACGGGAATTGGGACATCCGGAAGCTCAATGATCTCTTTCACAGGGAAACAGTTAATAGTATCTTGAGGGGCGGTAAACCGAGCGGTCAGGGTAGGGATAGATGGATCTGGACTAAGAACTCTAATGGTCGATTCTCTACCAAATCGGCCTATCTTATCCAAGCTATGAGACGGACTCCGTTGTGTAATGTAGCTCCGAACCTTGGAACAAGCTGTGGAGTTCAAAAGTTCTGGAGCGTCACAAAGTCCATTGGTGGAGTATCCTCTCGAATGCGCTACCTGTTAGGGCTATCCTTTCTAAGAGAATGGTTATTGATGAAACCACCTGCCCCTTTTGTGGTAATGGTGATGAAACTATGGAGCATTTATTTCTCTATTGCGATCTGGCGTCTCACCTTTGGAGATCTTCCCCTTGGGGAGTTATGCCTGTTGTAGAATCTGGGGCCCGTATGTGGGACTGGGTTAGTTTTCTTTGGAACCTTAGGACCAGAGGAGTGGATACAGATGGTTTATTCCTTTATGCTTCTATCGTGGTTGACACGATTTGGAGGGCTCGAAACGACAAGGTTCATAATAACAATATGGGTAGCTTGAAACATTATATTGACTCTATAAATTATTGTTACGCTGATTATGGATCCAGTTTGCTCAAGTCTCGACAAGTTGCTGATACTCTGGGTTGGTACCCCTCGCCTGAGGATTGGGTCAAGATCAACTGCGATGTCAGAGTCGGGGTGGAATCCATGTGTGTGGTGGCAATTGCCAGAGATCATACGGAATCGATTTTGTGGGTGGCGACTAACAAGCTTCACTTCACTGACTCTCTTATCGGGGAAGCGGCGGCTTGTATGTTAGCTTTGGAGACGGCGGCCACTATGCATCACCCTTTTGTTATGGTGGAGAGTGATTCTAAGATGGTGATCAAGAACCTAAAGGGTGACAAATCCTTTTGGCAGCTTGAGAACTACACAAGACAATGCAAACATCTCTCTACTTTTTTCACTtgctgtaatttttcttatatttctagaaACTGTAATTTTGCGGCCCATAATGTGGCCAAGTGGGTGTTTGCCAACAATGTTTTTGGTATGGTAGAAGTCTCTACTACTCCAAGTAATATTTTCTGTAATGACCGTGAGGTCTGACTATTTGTTTCCTTCTAATATATATAcgctttattttaaaaaaaaaaaaaaaatccaattcgcacgatccaatccaatccaatccgcaaaatgcgatATCTACACTTGTATGGATTTGAttggattaaaaaatttaaaatctgcaCTTGTGTGGCTTGGATGTTGATTGatatgtaaaagtaaccgatctaatccagtccacacatatttataatttttttaaaaaaaaattaaatatacaattaacttctttatgtaaaaaaatagtaatttaaaaatttaatatatataaaatataaatatattttaaaatttaatatattaaatgtatattctattcttatacataatttttttttaacatacaatttaaaataaaattaaatatttctttatacatacaaatttttttcttcatttgaatttgttattttttttatttaagttttgtgTTGaagatataaaataaaaataatttgttttattttattgctagttatgtaaaaaaaaatatatttttccataaatattaaataatttaatattaaaaagtaactaatctaaaaaaaaccgatccaatctacACTTttgtagattggattggattggatttgatctattgtgcggattggattggatccaaaatatgaaatttgtACTTAGCGCGGATCAGATGTACTATGagcaaaataatatatattgcattgGATGAACATCCCTAAAATTATCTACGTGATATTTTTTAAGCAACAAACAAATCTGTTAAAATGAGAACTAACAAACTTATAAGATTCTTAAGCTGAGGatttttactgttatttttttaaattgaatatttatcTGCATTAAAGTAAtctttttgagaaattttgtcATAATTTTCTTTTGTTGATTTGGAACTACCTAAAATTATATCAATGATCTTCAAAATAAGTAATTTAATTTTCCAATGATAAATTGTTGATATcaatatattttccaaaattacTTTaacattattaaattaaatttctacATACATATAGGTAGAGTAAAAAATGTGTCCAATTGGAAAATGtatttattgaaaagaagaagaaaatga includes:
- the LOC133030444 gene encoding uncharacterized protein LOC133030444, which produces MGSLKAPGLDGMSVLFFKHYWNSVGKDFCDAVTDFFLTGNFHRGFNTTNVTLIPKVPNPKKVSKFRPIALCNVIYKVISNFKAPEKFRHCVRQCLTTTSFNLLLNGRKISGFNPECGIRQGDPLSPYIFIWAAEILSRILENALNCGTIKGIKLSRDGPSLSHLFFADDLILVGGENLIEAKGMWQCLEKFCDWSGQSINKLKTSIFFSGNTSIGMKRSIKQALALNCGMGNINYLGLPLFRSRQKDADFNFILNNLVKKLHGWKLKLLSKAGRATLIKYVGLALPVYTMQTTKLSKKLASRIDGMVRDFWWGCEQGNRGICLRAWDHLCLPKSQGGLGFQKSLEMNQALLAKWGWDLLNENQSLCCNFWRNVVRTKEILKEGACKLIANGSDTSIWNDPWVIHGKDFYPKPKHNYQGTREFVSDLLLPDGNWDIRKLNDLFHRETVNSILRGGKPSGQGRDRWIWTKNSNGRFSTKSAYLIQAMRRTPLCNVAPNLGTSCGVQKFWSVTKSIGGVSSRMRYLLGLSFLREWLLMKPPAPFVVMVMKLWSIYFSIAIWRLTFGDLPLGELCLL